Proteins from a single region of Phyllobacterium sp. T1293:
- the guaD gene encoding guanine deaminase produces MSQLLLRGRVLTFTDEPKSIDDHAAYSYFEDGAVLVKDGKIADVGDYAELARGTGPQVEIIDHRPHLILPGFIDTHLHFPQTQAIASYGAQLLEWLNTYIFVEEQKFSSTVHADFIAGRFMDELLRNGTTSAMAYCSVHRESVDAYFSAAEKRNMLMIGGKVMMDRNAPEGLRDTPQSGYDDTKDLIAKWHGRGRAHYAISPRFAITSTPEQMEISRTLVREHPDCYVQTHLSENRDEVAYATSLYPSAKDYTDIYANYDLLGSKMLLGHCVFLSDREISALAETKSVAVFCPTSNLFLGSGLFDRDRFKKLGARFSVATDVGGGTSFSMLETMAEAYKVLHVQGQRLSPFASYYMMTLGNARAIGLEDRIGSLHVGADADITILDSRAKPAMELRMQTATTLAEELFILQTMGDDRSVSEVYVAGKPMKSGLNTAVAPNAAAKLVADLQPA; encoded by the coding sequence ATGAGCCAATTGCTGTTACGCGGCCGCGTGCTGACCTTTACAGATGAGCCAAAGAGCATCGATGATCATGCGGCCTATTCCTATTTCGAAGATGGTGCTGTTCTCGTCAAGGATGGTAAAATTGCCGATGTGGGCGACTATGCAGAGCTTGCGCGTGGCACCGGACCGCAGGTAGAAATCATTGATCATCGCCCGCATCTGATCCTTCCAGGCTTTATCGACACGCATCTGCACTTTCCGCAGACACAAGCGATTGCCTCCTATGGCGCGCAACTGCTGGAATGGCTCAACACCTACATCTTTGTTGAAGAGCAGAAATTCTCATCCACAGTTCATGCGGATTTCATCGCCGGACGGTTCATGGATGAGCTTTTGCGCAATGGCACGACATCGGCCATGGCCTATTGCTCAGTGCATCGCGAAAGCGTGGATGCCTATTTCTCGGCGGCAGAAAAACGCAATATGCTGATGATCGGCGGCAAGGTCATGATGGACCGCAATGCGCCTGAGGGGCTACGCGATACACCGCAATCGGGTTATGACGACACCAAAGATTTGATCGCCAAATGGCATGGCCGTGGCCGCGCGCACTATGCAATCAGCCCGCGCTTTGCCATCACGTCAACACCGGAGCAGATGGAGATCAGCCGGACTTTGGTGCGTGAACATCCTGATTGTTATGTGCAGACGCATCTGTCGGAAAATCGCGATGAAGTCGCCTATGCGACCTCACTCTATCCGTCAGCCAAAGACTATACCGATATCTATGCGAACTATGATCTGCTGGGTTCCAAGATGCTGCTCGGACATTGTGTTTTTCTTTCGGATCGGGAAATTTCGGCACTCGCAGAGACCAAATCCGTGGCGGTTTTCTGCCCGACTTCCAATCTCTTCCTTGGCAGCGGTCTGTTCGACCGTGACCGCTTCAAAAAGCTTGGCGCGCGCTTCTCTGTAGCGACGGATGTGGGCGGCGGGACGAGTTTTTCCATGCTGGAAACAATGGCTGAGGCCTATAAGGTTCTGCATGTGCAGGGGCAACGCCTCTCACCCTTTGCATCCTATTACATGATGACACTCGGCAATGCGCGGGCGATTGGCCTTGAAGACCGGATTGGTTCGCTGCATGTGGGAGCCGATGCCGATATCACCATTCTTGATAGCCGGGCGAAACCTGCGATGGAATTGCGCATGCAAACGGCAACAACCCTTGCAGAGGAATTATTCATTCTTCAAACGATGGGGGACGATCGCTCGGTGAGTGAAGTTTATGTGGCGGGCAAACCTATGAAGAGCGGGCTCAATACGGCTGTAGCGCCCAATGCTGCTGCGAAGCTCGTTGCCGACCTACAGCCCGCCTGA
- a CDS encoding urate hydroxylase PuuD, with protein MYEYAIAWEWLNFAVRWLHVITGIAWIGSSFYFVALDLGLRQRPDLPVGAHGEEWQVHGGGFYHIQKYLVAPAQMPEHLTWFKWESYATWLSGFAMLWIVYYAGADLYLIDPHVLDVSRPVAIAISLASIFGGWVVYDTICKSPLGRNDTRLMVLLYFILVGMAWGYTQLFTGRAAFLHLGAFTATIMSANVFMIIIPNQKKVVADLIAGKTPDPKLGKQAKQRSTHNNYLTLPVLFLMLSNHYPLAFGTQYNWIIASLVFLMGVTIRHWFNTRHARKGDPTWTWLVTAILFIIIMWLSTAPKILSGNPVEKVSAVQQPFIASAEFPKVRDTVLGRCSMCHAKEPGWEGLIAPPKGVMLETDSQIAAHAREIYLQAGRSHAMPPANITAISDEERQLLAKWYETTVKGGTIQ; from the coding sequence ATGTATGAATATGCCATAGCCTGGGAGTGGCTGAATTTCGCCGTCCGCTGGTTGCACGTTATCACTGGCATCGCGTGGATCGGCTCGTCATTTTATTTTGTCGCCCTTGATTTGGGGTTGCGGCAACGGCCTGATCTTCCCGTCGGCGCCCATGGCGAGGAATGGCAGGTCCATGGCGGTGGCTTCTATCACATCCAGAAATATCTGGTTGCGCCGGCACAGATGCCTGAGCATCTCACATGGTTCAAATGGGAATCCTATGCGACGTGGCTGTCGGGTTTTGCCATGCTCTGGATTGTCTATTATGCCGGTGCGGATCTCTATCTGATTGACCCGCATGTGCTTGATGTGTCGCGTCCCGTGGCGATTGCTATTTCGCTTGCCTCGATTTTTGGCGGCTGGGTTGTCTACGACACAATTTGCAAGTCCCCGTTGGGACGCAATGATACGCGGCTGATGGTGCTTCTCTATTTCATCTTGGTTGGTATGGCCTGGGGCTATACCCAGCTGTTTACCGGGCGCGCTGCTTTCCTGCATCTGGGTGCGTTCACCGCAACGATCATGTCGGCCAATGTGTTCATGATCATCATCCCCAATCAGAAGAAAGTGGTAGCGGACCTGATTGCTGGCAAGACGCCTGATCCGAAACTCGGCAAGCAGGCCAAGCAACGGTCGACCCACAACAACTATCTGACGCTGCCCGTGCTGTTCCTGATGTTGTCGAACCATTATCCGCTGGCGTTTGGTACCCAGTACAATTGGATCATCGCGTCTCTGGTGTTCCTGATGGGTGTTACGATCCGTCATTGGTTCAACACCCGCCATGCCCGCAAAGGCGATCCGACATGGACATGGCTGGTCACGGCAATCCTGTTCATTATCATCATGTGGCTGTCGACGGCGCCGAAAATCCTGTCGGGCAATCCGGTGGAAAAAGTATCGGCAGTGCAGCAGCCCTTCATCGCCTCGGCGGAGTTTCCGAAGGTCCGCGATACAGTGCTGGGGCGTTGCTCCATGTGTCACGCGAAGGAGCCGGGCTGGGAAGGCCTCATCGCACCGCCAAAGGGCGTGATGCTGGAGACGGATAGCCAGATTGCGGCCCATGCCCGCGAAATTTATCTTCAGGCAGGACGCTCCCATGCGATGCCACCGGCCAATATTACGGCGATTTCTGACGAGGAACGGCAATTGCTTGCCAAATGGTACGAAACCACAGTCAAGGGAGGAACAATCCAATGA
- a CDS encoding LysR family transcriptional regulator yields MSYFDNLRVFVRVVELGNLSAAGRDQRASPAVASNRIKELERYLGVRLFNRTTRKLTPTEHGRVFYEGAVKIIEAINEAEAAIADLSQKPKGAIRITAPLGIGRRLIASGVPEFHDKYPDIEVRLRLSDHNIDIMSEGVDVAFKLGILEDSNLRMRGIMNCERVICASPDYLAKRGVPETPDELISAHHDCLLLRYPGSKEYYWTLQTPDGPRKLEVSGPYDSDDGDVLTRWALDGRGIINKPLFEVKSHVNDGTLVPILQNTPPVSIQLAAIYPHKRFQDPKVRLMIDFMTERCQRLISAMLE; encoded by the coding sequence ATGTCATATTTCGATAATCTTCGTGTTTTCGTTCGCGTCGTCGAACTGGGGAACCTTTCTGCCGCCGGCCGGGACCAGCGGGCGTCTCCGGCTGTCGCCAGCAATCGCATCAAGGAACTCGAGCGCTATCTCGGCGTCCGGCTGTTCAATCGCACAACCCGGAAGCTGACCCCAACGGAACATGGCCGCGTCTTCTACGAGGGGGCGGTCAAGATCATTGAGGCGATCAATGAAGCCGAAGCTGCCATTGCCGACCTCTCGCAAAAGCCGAAAGGAGCAATCCGCATCACAGCGCCCCTCGGGATAGGACGACGGCTGATTGCCTCCGGTGTCCCGGAATTTCATGACAAATATCCTGATATCGAAGTGCGATTGCGGCTGTCGGATCACAATATCGATATTATGAGCGAGGGCGTGGATGTGGCCTTCAAGCTTGGCATTCTTGAAGACTCCAATCTGCGTATGCGCGGTATCATGAATTGCGAGCGGGTGATCTGTGCGTCGCCTGATTATCTGGCAAAGCGCGGTGTCCCGGAAACACCGGATGAGCTCATATCGGCTCATCATGATTGCCTGCTTTTGCGCTATCCCGGCTCCAAGGAATATTACTGGACGCTGCAAACGCCTGATGGTCCACGCAAGCTTGAGGTCAGCGGCCCGTATGATTCCGATGACGGCGATGTACTGACCCGTTGGGCGCTTGATGGCAGGGGGATTATCAACAAGCCGCTGTTCGAGGTTAAAAGCCATGTGAATGACGGGACGTTAGTGCCAATTCTACAAAACACGCCGCCCGTCAGTATCCAGCTTGCGGCGATCTATCCGCACAAGCGGTTTCAGGACCCAAAGGTTCGCCTGATGATCGATTTCATGACCGAACGCTGCCAGCGCCTGATCAGCGCCATGCTTGAGTAA
- the xdhC gene encoding xanthine dehydrogenase accessory protein XdhC, with protein MPSNRDDIRDFLNRRKHVVLVEIKAANGSTPREAGAWMLVAVDCIFGTIGGGQLEFMAIDHARKLLNQGEADGDDISIPLGPEIGQCCGGRVALGFKRLDRQLRATLVEKVDVEIAQRPHVYVFGAGHVGDALAMALSLAPLRIVLVDTREIELSATRVPGIETCLTAMPEMVVRDAPAGSSFVVLTHDHALDFLITAEALARGDAAYVGMIGSKTKKATFRNWLEREIGRPEIFDRLVCPVGGTAVKDKRPSVIATLAAAEIMTSALNHQFGQDNFSKQKLQLHA; from the coding sequence ATGCCGTCGAACCGCGATGATATCAGGGACTTTCTCAATCGGCGCAAACATGTGGTGCTGGTCGAGATAAAAGCTGCCAATGGCTCAACACCGCGCGAGGCGGGCGCGTGGATGCTGGTTGCGGTCGACTGTATTTTCGGCACGATCGGCGGCGGACAGCTCGAATTCATGGCCATTGACCACGCCCGCAAACTGCTCAATCAGGGCGAGGCAGATGGTGACGATATTTCCATCCCGCTTGGGCCTGAGATCGGGCAGTGCTGCGGCGGGCGGGTTGCCCTTGGCTTCAAGCGGCTGGACCGGCAATTGCGGGCGACACTTGTTGAGAAGGTCGATGTTGAGATCGCACAACGTCCGCATGTCTATGTCTTCGGCGCCGGTCATGTCGGTGACGCTTTGGCCATGGCCTTATCGCTGGCACCGCTGCGCATTGTTCTTGTGGACACGCGCGAGATCGAGCTTTCCGCCACGCGGGTTCCGGGCATCGAGACCTGTCTGACGGCCATGCCCGAGATGGTTGTGCGCGATGCCCCGGCAGGCAGTTCCTTTGTTGTCCTCACCCATGACCACGCGCTTGATTTTCTGATCACCGCCGAAGCACTGGCGCGGGGTGATGCCGCCTATGTCGGCATGATCGGCTCGAAGACCAAAAAGGCTACATTCCGCAATTGGCTTGAGCGCGAGATTGGCCGCCCGGAAATCTTTGATAGGCTCGTCTGTCCCGTGGGGGGAACTGCGGTCAAGGATAAACGTCCGTCTGTCATCGCTACGCTTGCTGCTGCTGAGATCATGACCTCAGCGCTCAACCACCAGTTTGGCCAGGACAACTTTTCAAAGCAAAAACTACAGCTTCACGCCTGA
- the xdhB gene encoding xanthine dehydrogenase molybdopterin binding subunit, protein MNSIQPIARIKGGVHEHQPHESGHKHVSGSAEYIDDMPEPTDTLHAYLGLSQRAHAEIVSIDFEAVSACAGVIGVLTVDDIPGHNDVSPAGKHDDPVFAVGKVEFHGQPLFAVIAETRQAARYAASKVKVEYRDLGHAIDVLEAEKAGYPLVVDPLKLERGDIATGLAQAKNRLSGEMRIGGQDHFYLEGHIAFAIPGEDDEITVFSSTQHPSETQHMVGHVLGVPSNAVTVNVRRMGGGFGGKETQANLFAAVAAVAAKKYRRAVKIRPDRDDDMVATGKRHDFHVAYDLGFDDEGRIEAVDATFSARCGFSADLSGPVTDRALFHADNCYFYPNVRLRSRPLKTNTVSNTAFRGFGGPQGMVGGERMIEDIAYALGKDPLEIRKANFYGDEGRNLTPYHQTVEDNIIPQIVAELEASSDYAARREAVLAFNRKSRIIKRGIALTPVKFGISFTKTEYNQAGALVHVYTDGSIHLNHGGTEMGQGLYTKVAQVIADEFQVDLDRIKVTATTTAKVPNTSATAASSGSDLNGMAAANAAQQIKARLVDFAVEHYGVAKDEVFFEPNTVRVGDLLVPFPDFIKAAYGARVQLSAAGFYKTPKIHWNRSEGRGRPFYYFAYGASVSEVSIDTLTGEYQVDRTDILHDVGKSLNPSLDLGQVEGAFVQGMGWLTTEELWWDAKGRLRTHAPSTYKIPLASDRPRQFNVNLASWSVNREETIRRSKAVGEPPFMLAISVLEAISMAVASVADYHIAPRLDAPATPERVLMAVERLRAARSGK, encoded by the coding sequence ATGAACTCAATCCAGCCGATTGCGCGGATTAAAGGCGGTGTCCATGAGCATCAGCCGCATGAATCCGGACACAAGCATGTTTCCGGTTCCGCCGAATATATCGACGATATGCCGGAACCCACCGATACGTTGCATGCCTATCTTGGCCTGTCGCAACGCGCCCACGCGGAAATCGTCTCGATTGATTTCGAAGCGGTCAGTGCATGCGCGGGGGTTATCGGTGTTCTGACGGTCGATGACATTCCCGGCCATAATGATGTAAGCCCGGCTGGCAAGCATGACGATCCGGTGTTTGCGGTGGGAAAGGTGGAATTTCACGGCCAGCCATTGTTTGCCGTGATTGCCGAGACACGGCAGGCGGCGCGTTATGCCGCTTCGAAGGTCAAGGTGGAATATCGTGACCTTGGTCACGCTATTGATGTGCTTGAGGCCGAAAAGGCGGGGTATCCGCTGGTTGTTGATCCGCTTAAACTTGAGCGCGGTGATATTGCAACCGGGCTTGCGCAGGCGAAGAACCGCCTGAGTGGTGAAATGCGCATTGGCGGTCAGGATCACTTCTATCTCGAAGGACACATTGCCTTTGCCATACCGGGTGAAGACGATGAGATAACGGTTTTCTCTTCAACCCAGCATCCAAGCGAAACCCAACATATGGTTGGCCATGTGCTGGGCGTCCCCTCCAATGCGGTGACGGTGAATGTGCGGCGCATGGGCGGCGGTTTTGGTGGCAAGGAAACCCAGGCCAATCTCTTTGCAGCCGTTGCAGCGGTTGCTGCCAAAAAGTACCGGCGGGCGGTGAAGATTAGACCGGACCGTGACGACGATATGGTCGCCACAGGCAAACGGCACGATTTTCATGTGGCCTATGATCTTGGTTTTGACGATGAAGGCAGGATTGAAGCGGTAGACGCAACTTTTTCCGCCCGCTGCGGTTTTTCCGCCGATCTCTCCGGTCCGGTAACAGACCGGGCGCTGTTCCATGCCGACAATTGCTATTTCTATCCCAATGTCCGACTACGCTCGCGTCCGCTGAAAACCAATACGGTATCCAACACGGCATTCCGTGGTTTTGGCGGGCCGCAAGGAATGGTCGGTGGTGAGCGGATGATCGAGGACATCGCCTACGCGTTGGGCAAAGATCCGTTGGAAATTCGCAAAGCCAATTTCTATGGCGATGAAGGTCGGAACCTCACGCCCTACCATCAGACCGTTGAAGACAATATCATTCCGCAGATTGTGGCGGAGCTTGAGGCCTCGTCTGATTATGCGGCGCGGAGGGAAGCCGTTCTTGCGTTCAATCGGAAAAGCCGGATTATCAAGCGCGGGATCGCACTAACACCGGTCAAATTCGGCATCTCCTTCACCAAGACCGAATATAATCAGGCCGGGGCGCTGGTCCATGTCTATACCGATGGATCGATACATCTGAACCATGGTGGCACTGAAATGGGGCAGGGGCTCTACACCAAGGTGGCGCAGGTGATTGCCGATGAATTTCAAGTCGATCTTGACCGCATAAAGGTCACAGCTACAACAACCGCGAAAGTACCCAACACTTCGGCGACTGCAGCATCATCGGGTTCCGATCTCAACGGAATGGCGGCAGCCAATGCCGCACAGCAGATCAAGGCGCGGTTGGTGGATTTTGCCGTTGAGCACTACGGCGTTGCCAAGGACGAAGTGTTCTTTGAGCCCAATACGGTCCGGGTTGGCGACCTGCTGGTTCCATTCCCCGACTTTATCAAGGCTGCCTATGGCGCACGCGTGCAGCTTTCGGCAGCGGGCTTCTACAAGACACCCAAAATCCACTGGAACCGCTCGGAGGGCCGGGGGCGACCATTTTACTATTTTGCCTATGGTGCCTCAGTGTCTGAGGTCAGCATCGATACGCTGACCGGCGAATATCAGGTTGATCGAACTGACATCCTGCATGATGTCGGCAAGTCGCTTAACCCATCGCTTGATCTCGGTCAGGTCGAAGGCGCTTTCGTTCAGGGTATGGGCTGGCTCACCACAGAGGAACTCTGGTGGGATGCCAAGGGACGCCTGCGCACCCATGCACCATCCACCTATAAAATCCCGCTGGCTTCGGATCGTCCACGTCAATTCAATGTGAACCTGGCAAGCTGGTCGGTCAATCGAGAGGAGACAATCCGCCGCTCCAAGGCGGTTGGTGAGCCGCCATTCATGCTGGCGATTTCCGTTCTGGAGGCGATCTCCATGGCCGTTGCCAGTGTTGCAGATTACCACATTGCGCCGAGACTGGATGCACCGGCAACGCCAGAGCGTGTGCTGATGGCTGTCGAGCGGTTGCGTGCCGCGCGAAGCGGGAAGTGA
- the xdhA gene encoding xanthine dehydrogenase small subunit encodes MQVETRNSVRFLLNDKLVELSDLPATQTLLDFLRIERRLRGTKEGCAEGDCGACTVLVGRLTDGQLTYESVNACIRFVGSLDACHIVTVEALAGTDGTLHPVQKAMVDTHASQCGFCTPGFVMSLYGLWMHNPNPAVRDIEKALQGNLCRCTGYAAIIRAAESVSARGNANNDPLVAERARVIEQLQTLKDGKRVEVGVGKERLILPANVDDFATFMEANPGATIVAGSTDVGLWVTKFMREIGPVVFTSHLDELRLISMDDEGLKLGAGVSYTDAYPVITRIFPDLTELWNRIGGEQVRNMGTIGGNVANGSPIGDTPPALIGLGASLLLRKGQNRRSVLIEKFFIEYGKQDRLPGEFVEAIHIPYLKQGELFAVYKISKRLDEDISSVCGAFKVTLDSHGTVEAAVIAFGGMAGTPKRAAAVEQALIGSPWHDETIEQAMAAFAMDFTPLTDWRASADYRLLTARNLLRRFYLETTGEENIRLNRYTAAVG; translated from the coding sequence ATGCAAGTCGAGACCCGTAATAGCGTCCGTTTTCTGCTCAATGATAAGCTGGTTGAACTCAGCGACTTGCCTGCGACCCAAACGCTGCTTGATTTCCTGCGGATTGAGCGTCGGCTGCGTGGCACGAAAGAAGGATGTGCCGAGGGCGATTGCGGCGCCTGTACGGTTCTGGTGGGGCGCTTGACCGACGGTCAGCTTACCTATGAATCCGTCAATGCCTGTATCCGTTTTGTCGGATCGCTCGATGCCTGCCACATCGTCACCGTTGAGGCGCTTGCCGGAACTGATGGCACCTTGCACCCGGTGCAGAAGGCCATGGTTGATACGCATGCCTCGCAATGCGGTTTTTGCACGCCGGGTTTTGTCATGTCGCTCTATGGTCTGTGGATGCATAATCCCAATCCGGCTGTGCGAGACATTGAAAAAGCACTGCAGGGCAATCTCTGCCGCTGCACCGGCTATGCCGCAATCATCCGGGCAGCCGAGAGTGTATCGGCACGCGGGAATGCGAACAATGATCCTCTGGTTGCTGAGCGCGCGCGCGTCATTGAACAGCTTCAAACGTTGAAGGACGGCAAGCGCGTTGAGGTGGGTGTCGGCAAAGAGCGGCTCATTCTTCCCGCCAATGTCGATGACTTCGCCACCTTTATGGAAGCCAACCCCGGCGCCACCATTGTTGCCGGTTCCACCGATGTCGGGCTTTGGGTGACCAAGTTCATGCGGGAGATCGGACCCGTTGTCTTCACCTCTCATCTGGACGAATTGCGCCTCATCTCAATGGATGACGAAGGTCTGAAGCTGGGAGCAGGCGTCAGCTATACCGATGCCTATCCTGTGATCACCAGGATCTTCCCCGATCTGACCGAATTGTGGAATCGCATCGGCGGCGAACAGGTGCGCAATATGGGAACCATTGGCGGCAATGTTGCCAATGGATCACCCATCGGTGATACACCGCCCGCGCTGATCGGGCTTGGCGCAAGCCTCCTTCTGCGCAAGGGGCAGAACCGCCGTTCCGTGTTGATCGAAAAGTTCTTTATCGAATACGGCAAGCAGGACCGTTTACCGGGAGAGTTCGTCGAAGCAATCCATATTCCGTACCTCAAACAGGGGGAACTATTCGCCGTTTACAAAATATCGAAGCGGCTGGATGAAGATATTTCATCGGTTTGCGGTGCTTTCAAAGTTACTCTGGATTCACACGGCACAGTCGAGGCAGCTGTGATTGCCTTTGGCGGCATGGCGGGCACACCAAAACGTGCCGCTGCGGTTGAGCAGGCGCTGATTGGTTCCCCATGGCACGACGAGACAATTGAACAGGCCATGGCGGCATTTGCCATGGATTTTACGCCGTTGACCGATTGGCGCGCTTCGGCGGATTACCGGCTGCTAACCGCAAGAAACCTCTTGCGCCGCTTCTATCTGGAAACCACTGGCGAAGAGAATATCAGGCTGAACCGCTACACAGCGGCTGTCGGCTAG
- the uraH gene encoding hydroxyisourate hydrolase, producing MSLQNETSGRLTTHVLDTASGKPAANLQIDLLRLESDRFSTLLSTRTNQDGRCDAPLLAGAEMRSGTYELRFHVGAYLGQQQSGDRVPFLDVVPIRFGIGDEDAHYHVPLLVAPYGYSTYRGS from the coding sequence ATGAGTCTTCAGAACGAAACATCAGGCCGTCTGACGACGCATGTGCTTGATACTGCAAGCGGAAAGCCTGCTGCCAATCTGCAAATCGATCTTCTTCGTCTTGAAAGTGACCGGTTTTCGACGCTGCTCAGCACGCGTACCAACCAGGATGGACGCTGTGATGCGCCGCTTCTGGCTGGAGCGGAGATGCGTTCCGGTACCTACGAGTTGCGTTTCCATGTCGGCGCCTATCTCGGGCAACAGCAATCTGGAGATCGGGTGCCGTTTCTCGATGTGGTGCCGATCCGCTTTGGCATCGGGGACGAGGACGCTCACTACCATGTGCCTTTGCTCGTTGCGCCCTATGGCTACTCAACCTATCGCGGGAGCTGA